TCTGAGCTACGGTAAGCCGATTCCAACACAGTCAATTTGAAAACAGAGTCATTCGTCGTGTAAGCTGCTTCATAATACCCAATGCCACCCTGGCCCTGAATCACTGGTTCGGTGCGGATACGCCATTTATTAGCGGCAACTTCCACCTCAAACATCATTACCTTTTTGTAAGTTGTTTTGCCCAAAGTATCGAACCGAGTGTACGTGAGATAGCCCAGTGCTTCGTAACCATCCGCGGCGCAAACCGTGCCACCGCTGGCCAGCAATAGCAGAGTGAGCAAGCGGTGTATGGACGGCAACAAACGCTTGATTAGGTTTCCATTCATATCTAATTAAAGGGTGCCAAGAAGATGCACGCGACAGGGGATCAGTCAATTGATAACCGAGCTACCGCTAAAGCAATCAATATCATCAAAATAAAAACTGAACATCACCGGCACCATCGTGATTGGATGACGACGCAAGGGTGAAGCACGCAAGGCAGCGATGTCTCTATTCTTGCTAATCCCCCGCGTAATTCCGCTCGCACTCCGTCCCCCGAACTACGTAGTACCAGTTGCAAAAGTTGTGTTCATGCTGCTCCGATTAAGGCATTAGTATTTTTATCGTTGTCATGCGCGACAGAGTCAATCAACCCTGAACACGCAGAAATACGACCCTGTCCTTGGGGAGAGGATTAAGGCGATTGGGTTTCGCATGAAGGAGTAAAACCAAAGTATTGACACAAGTCGCACCCTTCGCATTCTCTGCTTCATGATACCTGCACCTCTTACAGAAGAAAAGGATGGCATTAAACGCTTGATTTTGGGTGCTGGTGTAGACATGGTTTAGAGCAAGCGCCGTGGGGAATCGTTCCAGTTTGTATTGTTCGTACATTGGAAATATCGCAGCACGCGTCGCACATTGAATTTTAGATGTCTATGCACAACACGAGTTTCATCGCAATATTTCTACCCGGTTGCAGCGCGATTTCTTGTAAGAAGGCGACGAAGTAAAAGAATAACAATGCCTTAGATAGGATGAGGATGGAAACGGCAAGGACAGGACGAAAATGGAAATTACCGTTTGTGTTGGGGTTCGTGAGCTTATTGGTAGTGCTCGGCTTCAAAGCAATTCAGGCAAGCACACGTTTGCCAAATGACCTGTCGGTGGTATTTGTGGGATTTACCAATAATCCAACGGGTACATTTAGACCTATTCGGGTCATTATCCCGCCGACGGGGGCGACCGGCCTGTGCGCTTTATTTCGAGTCGGCAACGTGGGGTCAAATCGCTTTATTGCTTTTGAAACAATCGCAGGTGAACAAAAAACTGAGCGAGGGTGGGAGCCGTTTCAAGTCAGCGGCGTTGGGGGTTCAGTTTGGACACCTGGTTACAGTTGTTTATATGCCGTGCCATGGCCGACTGGCGTGCCAACCAATGCGACTTGGCGTTTACAATTGCGTTGGAACCGGGAGGCTTCTCGGTGGGGCAAGGCCATCAACCTGAAGTTACGTCGAGAGTTGTTTCACGATAGCAAGTATTACCATGCTACGAGCTCGGAAGTCATTCCATGAAGGGGTCAGGCCAATAGGCAGACTAAAGTATTGACACAAGTCGCACCTTTCGCATTCTCCGCTTCATGATTCCTGCACCCCCTATAGTAGAAAAGGATGGCATTAAACGCTTATTTCTGGGTGCTGGCGGAGACATGTTTTGAGCAACGCCGTGAGGAATCGTTCCAGTTCTGATTCGGCGTTTCGGACATACTCAGCTTTTACTTATGACACCTTGGATCATTTGCTCTGGCCTGCATTCCCTGAAGTTTGCATTGCCTTTGAAAAGTTCCTTACCTCGTCGAGATAATTGGGTGCTTTTCCTTTTGCCTGTTCCGTCAAATGAGGATCGTCTTTCGGCGGCCAAGGTTGGTTCGTGAGCATGTAACCGACTGGAATGATGATGTCTTTTACCTTGATCCTCAAATCCGTGACACCAATGACCTCTCCGGATGCAGGGGCTTTGATGGGACTCGGATCGAGACTCACGATCTTTCCCTGCCCCAAATAACGCTCTTGAATTACTTCCGAGCTGCCTGGACTTAATCGCGTAACAAGCCAGCTTGTCGGCACCGTCATCGTTCCGATATTGGTCCAGGTTAATGCTTCCAAGCGGCCCACTTTCATTCCCAGAGGAAGCTCAAATTGCATCCCCGGAACACTCAAGACAGTGGAGCCCACCCGGCTCTCCCTGCTTTCCTTAATCACTTTGAATTCCATATTGGCTAGCGGCATTTCCTTCTCTTCAGGATGTGCGCCGAAATATTGAACGCCGCCCGGCAAGCTGACTGACCAGGGTAGAATCACGGGTTTCTTCCATCGATCGGTCCCCAAGTCTCCAGCCACAGCTCCGAGCCAGACCGTGCGCGGAAAGAAACCTGCGGCTCCAGGCTGCATTTGGTCGGAGATGGTTGCGGTTACTATCCCAGCAGGAGGTGGTGGCAAACTCACCCTGCCGAAATTCGTTAGCGCGGGCGCGTTCCGGAGCAGACAATAAAGATTCGTTCCGTCGAAGACGCACTCTTCAACTGCGCCCGGCGAAAGGTATTTCGTTGTAATCAACCATGCCTGATCATAGCGGATCAATTCGAAGGTGCCCTGGTAGTTGGTTAGGACCTTACCGTCGCGTGAGTAGTTGGTCAGGCTCAAGGTTCCTGTCATTTCGAAGCGCGGGCCTGGAACTTGAGCATCTGCTGAGGACGCTGTTAGAAAGAGGGACGTCAAACAAAAGACCAGTTTGAGAATCGATTGATGCGATCTAATCATAGGGCCTCTTCGATATGGAGTTATTGTGGCTTTGATTTCTTGGAGTATTAAATGACAGCGGTAGTTTGAACCAGTTTATTCTTCATCGTTTTAGAACACCTTCTTCGCCTCATTATGACGCTCAATGTAAAAAATCTATTCATGTGAGAGGATTGTTGGGCTGGCAATCCATTACTTAAAGGGACATGGTAATCCTGTCGACCGCACATTATTCTTTTCCTCGTCCCCATTCTCGAAGAGATTTTTAGAATCGGCATGGCGAATAAATTGAGAATCATCACACTGGCTGTGGCTTTGCTTGCGCTAGGTGGCATCACATGGGCATGGGTTCGCTCGCGTGAGCCTGTTTATCAGGGAAAGCGGCTAAGTTATTGGCTTGAGCAATATGAGAAAGGCTTTAAGCCCGGAACGCCCCCGCCGCTGGCGGAAGAGGCGATTCGTCACATTGGTACCAATGCCCTTCCGGTGCTGTTTAAAATGATCACTGCACGCGATTCTCAAGCAAAGAAGCTGGCAATGCATTGGAGCGCCCGACAAAAAGTGATTAAATTCCATTTCGAAACGGATAGCGCAATGAGGAGACAAGCATTGGTAGGGTACTCTGCGCTCGGATACACAGCCGAACCGCAGGTGCCGCAACTTTGCCTTCTATTGACGAATGACAGCCTGCCTGAGGTGCGAATGAATGCTGCAACCGTCTTGGGATTGATTGGGGGTGAAGCCAGACTGGCAGCGCCTGCGCTGCTTGTCACTGCCAAGGATACCAATTTCGAGGTCCGGAACAATTCGCTTTGGGCGCTGAGCCGCATTTATGGAAATCCCGACCTCGTCATACCCGGATTAATTGAAGCACTAGATGATCCATATGCACTTGCTCGCCAGAATGCTGCCATTGCACTGGGTCGTTACGGTCCTCTGGCGACAAATGCAGTTCCTGCGCTCTTGAGAACGACGAACATAACCCCCGCAGCATGCTCTGCACTACTCCAAATCGCTCCTGAAGTTGTAGCACAGCGGAAATGAAGATTTAGTGTTTGGTTGGGTTCTTCCTGCTGCAATTGTAGTGATAAAATCAGTAATGTCCGGCTAGGGGGAATTATCCAACAACTTTCAGGGTTGGGGAGGAAGAGGCGATGGTTGTTGAACTGTCGCCCGCTTCGGGGCTTGTTTTACTACGTTGCAGGTTCCAGGGGCTCACGCGCCCTGGCTAATAACGGTCGTCCCTTTGGGACTGGTTGGCTGGCGTGGGTTGTGGCAAATCGGTGGGCCGCGTACGCGGGTTGCATTTTGAAGGGAGAAATGAATCTCCTTACGTCGATTACTACGCGATTAGGGATGGTCGTGGGGTGGGTTGGATCGTGAGCCGCGTGCGTGGGAAAAATTTGGGAGATTGGTTGCGAGAGTGGCAGGGTGAGCAGGGCTAAATAAAAAATTGTTTCAGAATTAATTGGTGCAATCTGTTCATGCTGAATTCTTCCGATGTGAGAATTGTAGCCTTGATGCCTGAGAGGATATGATTACAAGCGTAGTGAAATGTAGTTTATTTTGGATGGTTTTTGCTTTTGACATGGCGTGGTTTCATTTTCATCCGGGCCAGGAAAGCTTCTTCGGGATCGATTTTATCCAGCGACCTGTCGGCTGCTTCCCTAGTGAATCGATCCTGAAGAGCCAGAATCAAAGCGGGAACGGCGGACTGAGCGGCGCTTCCGTAATATCCG
The Pedosphaera parvula Ellin514 DNA segment above includes these coding regions:
- a CDS encoding HEAT repeat domain-containing protein; protein product: MANKLRIITLAVALLALGGITWAWVRSREPVYQGKRLSYWLEQYEKGFKPGTPPPLAEEAIRHIGTNALPVLFKMITARDSQAKKLAMHWSARQKVIKFHFETDSAMRRQALVGYSALGYTAEPQVPQLCLLLTNDSLPEVRMNAATVLGLIGGEARLAAPALLVTAKDTNFEVRNNSLWALSRIYGNPDLVIPGLIEALDDPYALARQNAAIALGRYGPLATNAVPALLRTTNITPAACSALLQIAPEVVAQRK